From a single Miscanthus floridulus cultivar M001 chromosome 8, ASM1932011v1, whole genome shotgun sequence genomic region:
- the LOC136473520 gene encoding serine/threonine-protein kinase prp4-like gives MAGGRGRSPSPYKRYPSRDDDDARSGGASPKRRKRHHRRRYGDSAAASDDVEILDGASAAAAPPRSRREHGRGWRGSRVAGGGCDYYTPRTHGERSSSSHSRLDRRGSARGGDEIRERERRSGNSCHGDHARWDPAGKDRWDPAGKDSHHRHRDSTSSSKYSISDGYKQTLRFGDISIDVGHNIRSHGEMKKGTSFEQEDHERYKEKTELTILQQQDDACGKVEVESVPSSRNVKARAGATDTGKAAHLQNSTSRSMANSKAENKQDSQEVIIDRANITVGKPPVASSTTGSGRPPAAAGIRKSGKPDGLHNERNVHPDNWDDAEGYYAYRFGELLGGRYEITAAHGKGVFSRVVGAKDLEAGTDAPDRVAIKIIRNNDTMYRAGKQEVSILEKLNSADHDDKRHCVRFISSFRYRNHLCLVLESLHMNLREVLKKFGRNIGLRLAAVRVYAKQMFIALKHLKTCKVLHCDIKLDNIMVNQAKNVLKLCDFGSAMLAGTNEVTPYLVSRYYRAPEIILGLPYDHPLDMWSVGCCLYELCTGKILFQGKSNNEMLRLHMELKGTFPKKMLRSGAFTMQHFDRDLRFQDTHDDPVKGKVVTRLVFNIKPKGIGSYISNIPGEDAKTLSGFKDLLDKMFVLDPAKRITVQEALSHPFITGK, from the coding sequence atggccggcggccgaggGCGCTCCCCGTCGCCGTACAAGCGCTATCCCTcccgcgacgacgacgacgcacgATCCGGCGGCGCCTCCCCGAAGCGCCGCAAGCGCCACCACCGTCGTCGTTACGGCGACTCTGCGGCGGCCAGCGACGACGTCGAGATACTCGACGGCGCTTCCGCTGCTGCGGCTCCTCCTAGGAGCCGCCGGGAGCATGGAAGAGGATGGAGGGGCAGCCGTGTTGCTGGTGGTGGATGCGATTATTATACTCCTCGTACACACGGAGAgagaagcagcagcagccacagtaGATTGGATCGAAGAGGAAGTGCACGCGGCGGCGATGAAATCAGGGAGAGGGAAAGACGGAGCGGTAATTCATGCCATGGTGATCATGCGAGGTGGGATCCAGCAGGCAAGGATAGGTGGGATCCGGCAGGCAAGGATTCGCATCACAGGCACAGGGATTCTACAAGCTCATCAAAATATAGCATATCTGATGGTTACAAGCAGACATTGAGATTTGGGGACATATCTATAGATGTTGGCCATAATATCCGGAGTCATGGAGAAATGAAGAAGGGAACTTCTTTCGAGCAGGAAGACCATGAGCGGTACAAGGAGAAAACTGAATTAACCATATTGCAGCAACAAGATGACGCTTGTGGGAAAGTTGAGGTGGAATCTGTACCAAGTAGCCGAAATGTGAAGGCACGAGCAGGAGCAACGGATACAGGCAAAGCGGCCCATCTGCAAAATAGCACCTCTCGCTCTATGGCCAATAGCAAAGCTGAAAACAAGCAAGATTCTCAAGAGGTGATCATTGACAGAGCAAACATCACCGTGGGAAAGCCTCCTGTTGCTAGCAGTACTACTGGAAGTGGAAGACCACCTGCTGCTGCTGGGATTCGGAAATCTGGCAAGCCTGACGGCTTGCACAATGAAAGAAATGTTCATCCTGACAACTGGGACGATGCAGAGGGCTACTACGCTTACCGCTTCGGGGAGTTGCTGGGTGGCCGTTACGAGATTACAGCAGCCCATGGGAAGGGCGTGTTCTCAAGAGTCGTTGGGGCAAAGGATCTTGAAGCTGGTACAGATGCTCCTGACAGAGTAGCCATTAAGATAATTCGTAACAATGATACAATGTACAGGGCCGGTAAGCAAGAGGTTTCAATACTGGAAAAACTCAACAGTGCGGACCACGACGACAAGCGCCACTGTGTGCGGTTTATTTCAAGTTTCAGGTACCGGAACCATCTTTGCTTAGTACTTGAATCTCTCCACATGAACCTGCGTGAGGTGTTGAAGAAATTTGGTCGTAACATCGGGCTTAGACTCGCTGCTGTGAGGGTATATGCAAAGCAGATGTTCATCGCCCTGAAGCATCTGAAGACCTGCAAAGTTTTGCACTGCGATATAAAGCTGGACAATATCATGGTGAACCAGGCTAAGAATGTGCTCAAGCTATGCGATTTCGGCAGTGCTATGCTTGCCGGAACGAATGAGGTTACACCTTACCTTGTCAGTCGTTACTATCGAGCACCTGAGATCATTCTTGGGCTGCCCTATGACCACCCATTGGACATGTGGTCAGTTGGTTGCTGTCTCTATGAGCTTTGCACAGGAAAAATCTTATTCCAAGGAAAATCAAACAATGAGATGCTTCGGCTTCATATGGAGTTGAAGGGCACCTTCCCTAAGAAGATGCTTCGCAGTGGTGCCTTTACGATGCAACACTTTGACCGAGACCTGAGATTTCAAGATACTCACGATGACCCTGTCAAAGGAAAGGTTGTGACAAGGTTAGTTTTCAACATTAAACCAAAGGGCATTGGTTCTTATATTTCAAACATTCCTGGAGAGGATGCAAAGACACTATCCGGTTTCAAAGATCTTCTTGATAAAATGTTTGTCTTAGATCCAGCGAAGAGGATAACCGTACAAGAAGCACTTAGCCATCCTTTTATTACTGGCAAGTGA